DNA sequence from the Acidimicrobiia bacterium genome:
GCGGTCGAGTCCTAAGATCAGCCTCGTGGCCACCGTCGACGAGTACGTCGCGAAGGCGCGGGCCGCGCTCGACCAGCTCCGGCCCCAGCTCGACGAGCTGCGGGTCCAAGCCGACCTGGCCCAGGCCGAGGCCCGGGACCGGCTCCGCGCCGGCGTCGACGCGGTCCAGCACGCGCAGGCACGAGCCAAGGCGCAGCTCGACCAGGCCGCGCATGCGGGTCAGGACTCGTGGCAGACGACGGCGCGCCAGGCCGAGCAGACCGTGAACGACGTCGCCACCCAGCTGCAGTCCCTCGCGGACCAGGTCCAGAGCGCGGTCGGCGCCGCCGCCCCGGCGGCCCGGAAGGCCTGGACCACGTTCCTCGACGAGTGGAACCGGGGGCGCGGCGACCGCGAGCGCATCCTCGACGAGGGTTGACCGCCGCCGAGCGACGCAACCGGGAGTTCTGGGACGCCGACGCCGACGACTACCAGGCCGCCCACGCGCCCGACCTCGGCGGCGAGCAGGCCCGGGCGTGGGGGGTGTGGCGGATCCGCGAGTCGGACCTCCGCGTCCTCGGCGACGTCGCCGGGCTCGACGTCCTCGAGCTCGGGTGCGGGGCGGCGCAGTGGTCGCTCGCGCTCACCAGCGACGGGGCGGCGCCGATCGGTCTCGACCAGTCCCGGGCCCAGCTTCGGCACGCAAAGCGGCTCCAGGTCGAGCTGGGCGTCGAGTTTCCGCTCGTCGCCGCCAGCGCGACCGCGGCGCCGTTCCCGGCCGCCAGCTTCGACGTGGTGTTCTGCGACCACGGGGCCATGTCGTTCTGCGACCCGGCGGTCACCGTCCCCGAGGCGGCCCGGCTGCTCCGCCCCGGCGGGCGATTCGCGTTCTGCAAGACGGCGCCGCTGCTCTACCTGACCTACGACTGGGCCAAGGACCGGCAGGACCGCCGCCTCCACGCCGACTACTTCGGGATGCGGACCTTCGCGTCCGGCGAGGGGACCGTCGACTACCAGGTGCCGTACGGCGAGTGGGTGCGGACCTTCCGGCAGCACGGCCTGATCGTCGAGGACCTGGTCGAGCTGCGACCCCCCGAGGACGCGACGACGACCTTCGTGGACTTCGCGCCGCTCGACTGGGCGCGCCGGTGGCCCGCCGAGGAGATCTGGGTCCTGCGCCGAGAGGGCTGAGCGTCAGGGGTACCGGAGCGCCACCGCGGCCTCCGGGCTGTGAGCCTGGAAGGTCAGGCTCTCCTCCAGGTACAGCCGCACCTCGTCGGCGTCGGCGCGCTCGTAGCCGATCGAGAGGTCCTGGCCGCACGACAGCTCGTAGTCGTCGCCGCGCCGGCTGAGGACCACAGCGCCGTCGACCGCCGGCGCATACACGACCGGACCGTCGAGGATGAGCCGGAGCCGCTCGAGCACCGGGTATCCCCCGTCCTCGGTGGTCTCGAGGATCCCCGCGTAGCACCGGGGGCCGAGCGCGACGCCGTACGGGCCCTCCACGCCGGCGCCGCGCAGCCGCGCTACCGCCATCGCCACCCAGCGCGGGTACTCGCCGAACCGGTCACCGAGCTCCACCGCGTCGTGGGGGGACGCCTCGACGATGCCGGTCAGGCCGGCCTCGGCGTAGCCGTGGAAGACGGCCCGGTCCTCGGCCTCGGCGATGCGGCCGGCGGCGGCGACCACCGGAGCCAGGTCGGGGGACTTGCTGCCGCGGTCGACGGCGTCGAGCTCGGCGCGCCGCAGCCCGAAGCGGGCCCGGAGCTCCACGTACGGCTGCACCTGCCGCCGCGCGCCCTCGACGCCGTCGACGGGACCGCGCGGCAGGGCGTCGGTGGTTCCGAGCGTGACCGCGGCGGCGTCCCAGCCGTGCGGGCCGCTGAAGTCGACGAGGCGTCGCGCCCCGAGGAAGTTCTCGAGGGCGCGCTTCGCCTGCTCCTCGATCTGGCCCCACGCTTCATCCGAGATCGGAGCGAGCTCACGGAAGAGGTGGTTCACGGCGTCGCGTCCCCGAGCCCGCCCACCCCGAGGGAGCCGTTCCCGCGCCCACCCGCCTCCGCCGCCGGCTCCTCGGCGACGATGGACCCCTCGGTGAAGAGATAGAGGCGCAGCTGCGCGTCGAGCGCGGGGTCGTGGCGGCGCAGCCACTCCAGGGTCATCGCGGCGTGCTCCTTCTCGTCGTCACGGTTGTGAGCCAGGACCGCCGCCAGGTCGCCGTCGTCGGTGGCCGCGACCCGCTGGTCGTACCAGTCGATGGCCTCGAGCTCCTCGACCAGCGAGGTCGTCGCTCGGTGCCGGTCGATGGTCTCGGGGCCGAGCAGCTCGGCGGGTTCGTGAAGTCCTTCGCTGCCCATGGGCCCTCCCTCGACGTCGGACGGATGCTACGCGCCGTCCCCGTCACGCCGGGCACGGAGCGACGGGCGTCATCGCCGCTCGAAGGTGACGCCGGCGGCCTCACGGTCCCAGGTCGCGGCCGTGACCGCCTCGTCGCGCAGCTGGTACTTCAGGACCCGGCCCACGGGGTTGCGGGGCAGGTCGGCCCGGAACTCGACGTATCGGGGCACGGCGAAGTACGGCAGCCGGTCGACCGCCCACCGGCAGAGCTCCTCCTCGGTGAGCGTCGCGCCCTCGACGAGCACGGCGGTCACCTTCACCTCGTCCTCGGCGGCCTCGCTCGGCACCGAGTGCACGGCGACGTCCTGG
Encoded proteins:
- a CDS encoding family 1 encapsulin nanocompartment shell protein, with the translated sequence MNHLFRELAPISDEAWGQIEEQAKRALENFLGARRLVDFSGPHGWDAAAVTLGTTDALPRGPVDGVEGARRQVQPYVELRARFGLRRAELDAVDRGSKSPDLAPVVAAAGRIAEAEDRAVFHGYAEAGLTGIVEASPHDAVELGDRFGEYPRWVAMAVARLRGAGVEGPYGVALGPRCYAGILETTEDGGYPVLERLRLILDGPVVYAPAVDGAVVLSRRGDDYELSCGQDLSIGYERADADEVRLYLEESLTFQAHSPEAAVALRYP
- a CDS encoding class I SAM-dependent methyltransferase, with product MTAAERRNREFWDADADDYQAAHAPDLGGEQARAWGVWRIRESDLRVLGDVAGLDVLELGCGAAQWSLALTSDGAAPIGLDQSRAQLRHAKRLQVELGVEFPLVAASATAAPFPAASFDVVFCDHGAMSFCDPAVTVPEAARLLRPGGRFAFCKTAPLLYLTYDWAKDRQDRRLHADYFGMRTFASGEGTVDYQVPYGEWVRTFRQHGLIVEDLVELRPPEDATTTFVDFAPLDWARRWPAEEIWVLRREG
- a CDS encoding ferritin-like domain-containing protein; this encodes MGSEGLHEPAELLGPETIDRHRATTSLVEELEAIDWYDQRVAATDDGDLAAVLAHNRDDEKEHAAMTLEWLRRHDPALDAQLRLYLFTEGSIVAEEPAAEAGGRGNGSLGVGGLGDATP